The proteins below come from a single Oncorhynchus keta strain PuntledgeMale-10-30-2019 chromosome 32, Oket_V2, whole genome shotgun sequence genomic window:
- the LOC118372552 gene encoding uncharacterized protein LOC118372552, which translates to MDVIETVVTESIEGDETPTASSLDPDKSKAEFVWTLQATWQLVQTRLEMDQDFDQPVCKKKKLWETVAERVTAKQRAAGSTDVTVKAYECDLKWRNMLATYRKNAERSKRLGAQSVHWEFFKAMHVVLGKSREEIEAQRRSKLNGTKLGKAIASKRFTPILPTPSLTAAPFASRPPQDVLQLYMELQERKMNMWAQQKALEERKIEAINNLARAISSLSHSQNNSFQLPE; encoded by the exons ATGGATGTTATTGAGACGGTTGTAACAGAGAGTATTGAAGGAGATGAAACTCCAACGGCGTCCAGCTTGGATCCAGATAAATCAAAAGCAG AGTTTGTATGGACTTTACAAGCCACATGGCAACTTGTCCAAACCCGCCTCGAAATGGACCAGGATTTTGACCAGCCAGTGTGCAAGAAAAAGAAACTGTGGGAGACAGTGGCTGAGAGAGTGACTGCCAAGCAAAGAGCAGCTGGGAGCACAGATGTCACAGTCAAGGCCTATGAGTGTGATCTGAAGTGGCGTAACATGTTGGCCACATACAGGAAAAACGCTGAGAGGTCCAAGAGACTGGGGGCCCAGAGTGTCCACTGGGAGTTCTTCAAGGCCATGCATGTGGTCCTGGGGAAGAGTCGAGAGGAGATTGAGGCACAGCGCAGGTCCAAACTCAATGGGACCAAGCTGGGCAAGGCTATTGCCAGCAAGCGGTTTACCCCCATCCTTCCGACACCCTCCCTGACAGCTGCCCCCTTTGCTTCCAGGCCCCCCCAGGATGTTCTGCAGCTGTACATGGAGCTGCAGGAGAGGAAGATGAACATGTGGGCCCAGCAGAAGGCcctggaggagaggaagatagaggCCATTAATAATCTAGCCCGTGCAATCTCCAGTTTGTCTCACAGTCAAAACAACAGTTTCCAGCTGCCAGAGTAG